CAATTGTCTTGGATCCTTCAAGCCCATTGCAATGCAGCGCTCTTCTTCCTCTAACGTCTGCGGTACGAGCCTTGCTTGCATATCGCCGCCCAGAGCTTTAATGGCTGCAGCCGAAATGACTCCCTCTGGTGCACCGCCTGTTCCCACGAAAAGATCAACACCTGTATGTGGCAGGGCAGTCGCAATCGACGCACCTACGTCACCATCGCCGAACAGCTTTACTCTGGCACCTTTTAGCCTTACACGCTCAATCAGATCATCGTGGCGGTCACGTTCCTGAATGATGACGGTTAAATCCTGGATTCGTTTATTGTTGGCTTCTGCAACGATTTCTATCGTCTTCTCAATTGGATCATCAAGATTGATTTTGCCAGCGGCGTTTTTGCCAACAGCGATTTTTTGCATGTACATGTCAGGTGCATGAAGAAGGGTGCCTTTGTCGGCGACCGCAATGACGGCCATTGCATTATTATGTCCCTTGGCGACAATATTCGTCCCTTCCAGCGGGTCAACCGCGATATCAACTTTAGGACCCATTTTTGTGCCAAGCCTTTCTCCTATATAAAGCATCGGAGCCTCATCCAATTCCCCTTCACCAATAACGACAATCCCATCCATATTGACTGAATCGAACATCTTGCGCATTGCAGTTGTTGCTGCATCATCCGCTTCATTTTTCTTGCCGCGTCCCATCCACTGGGCAGATGCCAGCGCGGCAGCCTCCGTAACTCTGACGATTTCAAGTGCCAATTCGCGTTCCAAATGTTTCTCCTCCATTTTCGACAGCATTCTCACTCATCATCAATCTTACCAGAAAAACAATCATTTCTGAATTTTTCATGGATTTTTTATGGTTTGAAAAAAGGCGTTGTAAGACTCAATAAGATCAAGCACCATATTAAGACAGTTTTGTCGGAGGAGAGGGAAAGCTGTCAGAAGCAGCATCAAGTTCGGACAGGTTTGTTCGAGAAAGAGGGAAAGCTGTCAGAAGCAGCATCAAGTTCGGACAGCTTTGGTCAAGAAAGAGGAAAAGCTGTCTTAATAAATCCGTAATTATGACAGGTTTGGAGTAGAAATAGAAAAAGCTGTCAAGAAAACCTCGTAATTATGACAGGTTTGGAGGAGAAGTAGAAAAAGCTGTCAAGAAAACCTCATAATTATGACAGGTTTGGAGGAGAAGCGAGAAAAGCTGTCAAGAAAACCTCATAATTATGACAGGTTTGGAGGAGAAGCGAGAAAAGCTGTCAAGAAAACCTCATAATTATGACAGGTTTGGAGGAGAAGTAGAAAAGCTGTCAAGAAAACCTCGTAATTATGACAGGTTTGGAGGAGAAGTAGAAAAAGCTGTCAAGAAAACCTCGTAATTATGACAGGTTTGGAGGAGAAGTAGAAAAGCTGTCAAGAAAACCTCGTAATTATGACAGGTTTGAAGGAGAAGGAAGAAAAGCTGTCAAAATAAAGCGGGAATTAAGACAGGTTTGAAGGAGAAGCAGGAAAAACTGTCAAAATAAAGCCGGAATTGTGACAGGTTTGAAGGTCAAACAGGAAAAGCTGTCAAGATAACTCCATTATTAAGACAGGTTTGAAGTAGATGTGATCAAACCTGTCAAAATAAAGCTAGAATCACGCAGACTTCTAAACAAAAAACTATGCCCACCTCTCCAAATCGATAAATAATACATTCCAACCCCCTTCTCCACATTCCCACCATAAAAAAGAGTAAAAATATTTCGAAATAACTATCTAGGAAAAAAGGTCTATTTTAGCTAAATATGGTACAATTAAGAAAAAGTTCTAGTCATCGTCTGAGAGGATTGAAACCTATGGCCCGCCGTGTTACTAGCATTTTATACAACCTGCTTGGTTGGGGAAAAATAATGTTGCCGCATTCATCAATTCGTTATTACCCTCCTCAGTTCATTTTGCGAAACCCTGTTGTCTCAGGGGTGAAGAAAGCTTTCAACAGTGGCTTTGAAGTTGCTGTTATTGCATACACAATTAAGAATCACCAGGAGCTTGCTTCGCAGCTTGGTGAGGAGAGCTGGAAGTTTCATAAGGCTTTGAAACGGCATTTCAAAATCGTTATTGAAAAAGAAATCGACAAAGAGGACATGATTGTCCTGCATGATTACTATAGCGACAGTCTGAGCCTGTTTATGCGGATTGACCATAATAGGTACTGTATTTCTGAAATTGATGCGAAAATGAAAAAAATCCTCAGGGAAGCGGAGAGTAGGATTTTTCATGAGTATCCTACTGTCCAGCCTATCTTTGATACAGGTTTTATTTTTATTGATAAATCGGTGGGCTCTGTTCACGGTGCTGTATTAAAGGCACACCAGCAAGCCTTTGCGATGGCTGAAAAACGAATCCAAACCGAATTTAATGAAATGGTTTATGAAATGAAAAGAATTATCGCGCAGCAAAATATCAAGCTTTTAGCGCAGCCTATCATAGACGTTGCGACTAAGGAAATCCGGGCGTGGGAGATGCTGACCAGAGGACCGGAGGGAACTGCACTTGAGAGCCCATTGCAGCTTTTCTCTGTTGCACGGCAGACGAATACGCTCTATGACCTAGAAATGATCGTATTGAGAAAAACGCTGGACCAAATCACTTCAACTGGCTGCCTGGATGATATCTTTATCAACTTTACGCCGATCACCCTCGGGAATTCCCGATTCGTCCGGGACCTGAAAAACATGATGCAATCATATGACAACATCCAGCCAAATCAGATCACTTTAGAAATTACCGAGAGGGACTCGATTGAGGGAATCGAGAATTTTATCTATAATATAAAGGTGTTAAGAGGAATGGGAATTAAAATAGCGGTTGATGATACTGGAGCGGGATATGCCAGCTTGAATACGATCAGTGAAATCATGCCGGATGTCATCAAAATCGACCGTTCTGTCATCGAAAATATTGATAAGAACTCTGTGAAAGAGTCAATGCTGAAAGGGCTGCTGCTTGTTGCAAGGGAAGCGGGGTCCACGGTCATTGCGGAAGGAATCGAAAATGAGCATGAAGCATCGGTCCTCTCACGGAACAAGGTTGAACTGGCACAAGGTTATTTTTATGCCCGTCCTGGATTACTGAAAACCGTCTAGCATCTTTATGAGGTGATAATGAATGTACTTTGTCGACAGGGATCAAATCGAAGAAACATTGCAATTTTTAGACAGGCAAATCGACTTTTTTGAAAGTAATGGACCATGGGAAACGCCAATGGAAAAATCAGCTCTCGAGCGGACAGCACATACGATGGTAGAAGCTGTACTCGATGTGGGCAATGCAATGATTGATGGCTTCATCATGCGCGATCCGGGAAGTTATGAGGACATCATTGATATTTTGGATGATGAAAAAGTAGTCACTCCGGAAATGAGCGGAGGACTGAAAAAAATCGTCCTGTTCCGGAAGATGCTTGTCCAGCAGTATACTGAAGTGGACCATGTCAGTTTGATTGAAACCTTCAAGTCCGAGCTTCCTCATCTGAAGCTTTTTTCGGTAAAAGTGAGGGAATACCTAACGAATGAGCTAGGGCCGGTTTCCGCTTTTAAAAAGTAAGTATGCCAGAGACCGTTATAATTGCGGTCTCTTTTCTTTTAAACAAAAAGTGAGCTTTGTCCTTTGCACTCGCTGCATTGCTTTTATAAAATGGGTGTATTCGTTTTATAACGATAAGGAACGATAATAGGCAGGAGTGATCATTTATGAAAAAATATAATGGGTATTTAATCGACTTGGATGGGACAATGTATCGAGGCTCAGAACGGATAGAAGCGGCTTCTGATTTTATAAAAAGGCTGATTGAAGCTGAAATCCCATATCTGTTCGTTACGAATAATTCATCGCGCACACCTGCACAGGTGGCGGAAAAGCTCCGCGGCTTTGATATTCCAACGACTGAAGAGCAAGTGTTCACAACAAGCCAGGCAACAGCGAACTATATTTATGAACAAAAACAAGATGCGACCGTATATGTGATTGGCGAAGAGGGAATCCAGACAGCGATTCAGGAAAAAGGTCTGAAATTCGCCGGGGAAGACGCTGATTTCGTTGTTTCAGGAATCGACCGCGGCATTACATATGAAAAGCTGGCTGTCGGCTGCCTTGCGGTAAGAAATGGGGCGACCTTCATTTCGACAAATGGGGATATCGCAATCCCAACTGAACGAGGCTTGCTGCCGGGGAACGGTTCGTTGACTTCCGTAATTGCTGTATCTACGCAAACAGATCCCATTTTTATCGGGAAGCCGGAATCTGTGATTATGGAACAGGCTTTAAAGGTACTTGGTACAGGCAAAGAGGAAACTCTTATGGTCGGGGATTACTATGATACCGACATCCTCGCAGGCATGAGAGCAGGGATGGACACACTCCTCGTCCATACAGGGGTAACGACCAGGGAACTGTTGAAAGGGTATAAAGAAATGCCAACTTATACAGTGGATTCGCTGGACGATTGGGAAGTTTAAAAACAAGGGACTTGAGCCATCATTGGCTCCAAGTCCCTTTTGTTTATGCTCAAGCTTTTTTAATCCTCTATATTTGCCGCTCTGTGGGCAAGGCGGCTTGATGCTGCAGCAGCGACTGCTCCAACTATGTCATCAAGGAAAGTATGGCACTTGCCGGTAGCTTCTTTATCATTAAGCTTTTCCAGAATGCCTGGTTTCGCTTTATCAATGAATCCATAATTTGTGAAACCAATAGAACCATATATATTCACGATTGAAAATGCAAGGATTTCATCCACGCCGTACAAGCTTTCGTCTGTTTCAATAATGGATTGCAGTGGTTCTCCAAGCTTCTTTTGCTCTGCGAGGATATCCAATTGTATTCCTGTCAATATTGCATTCTGGACTTCACGCTTGGATAGAACTCGTTCAACATTTTCGATACAGTCATCCATCTGCAGGTCTGGATGGTACTTTTCCTGCAGGAAATAGACAAGATTGGCGATATCTTCTATTTCAACTCCACGTTCATGGAGCCACTTCCGGGCAGTTTTCTCTGTCATATGGATGGCGCGTTTCTTTTCTAACATCTGCATCACCTTTCTATTTTTAACTGTGATAAGAAAGTGAAAATTTCACTTCGAGAATTGTCCAGCTCCAGCGCCAAGGCGCTACGCTTTTATATCAGCATACTCATATCCTATTTAACCTAAAATATTCCGCTTAATCCGTTTTAGTGAAAGAAATCATTCCTTTAAATCATTTCCTTAATGATGCCGCTTATTCATTGTAATGTTCATTCAAGTTTTACAATCCAATACATATATTTGTAAAAGAGTGGCTTGGAAAAGAGGTGCTAATATGTTTCAAAAGTTGTTAAAAGAAGTATATGGGATTTCGGCAGATTCAGAAGTATCTCTTGGAAGATATCATGGATATAAGCTTAATGAAGGGCTTTATTTGATTATGGACGCTAATGGTGTAAAAGAGCAAGAAATAAGCGAGCTGGCGAGGATTGCTGACCATATGCAAAAAGCTGGGGATCGGAATGTATCGATGCTGCTTGCGGACAAGGAAGGGAAGCAAATTTGTGATTGGGAGGGCAGGAAATACTGTGTGTTGATGAACCGCGCAGTCCCTATGCCTGAAAAAATAAGAACAGGCAGAAAGCTGGCCAAATTCCACGGAAGAGGCCGGCAAATCCCATTCAAAGTAGAAAGCATGAACAGGGTGGGCCAATGGAAACAGCTCTGGGAAAAGCGGCTCGATCAGATGGAGAAGGTTTGGAGCGGAAAGCTTTATACTGAACCGGAGAACGATTTTGAGAAGATGTTCATGGAATCTTTTCCGTATTACATGGGGCTATCTGAAAATGCAATTCAATATCTAGCTGATACAGAGATTGATGATAAGCCGACAAAAATTGACCATGGGACTGTTTGCCATGAGCGCTTTACTAACAGGGTCTGGAGAGGAACGTATTTTGTGAAAAATCCTTTTGAATGGGTATTCGACCACGGCAGCCGGGACATCGCTGAATGGGTCAGAGATCGTTATTTTGCCAACATCCAGACGAGCCAGCCGGAAATCAAGAACTTTCTGGCAGAATACCAATCAATCACCGTGCTGTCACCGTTCTCATGGAGGCTGCTTTACGCCAGACTGCTGTTCCCACTCCATTACTATGAGACAGTTGAAAATTACTATATAACACAATCAGAACAGACGAAGCGACAGCTTGAGGACCGCTTGCGGAAGTATCTGAATCAAAGCAGTGAACATGAGCGGTTCTTGAGCCATTTTTACCATCTGAGTGATGCACCGGTAAAAGCAGCGAAACTTCCGGCAGTCGATTGGTTATTACGATAGTCGAAGCTTTTTAGCTAAGGAAAGTGTGCTGATGTGGTAGAATAAAATTATTCTATTATATGAAACGCTTTCAAAAAGGAGTTAGACTATGAAACCGTATGTATATATCACCAGGAAATTGCCTGAAGAAACAATAGCTGATATCACCAAGCTTTTTGAAGTGAAAATGTGGGACCTTGAGGATATCCCTGCCCCAAGGGAAGTTATTTTAAAAGAAGCCCAAAAAGCCAGTGCTTTAATCACAATGCTTTCTGACAAAGTTGATGAGGAAGTGTTGTCTGCAGGTGAAGACCTTAAAGTGGTCGCGAATCTGGCGGTCGGCTTTGACAATATCGACATTGAAGCAGCAACAAGGCGCAGAATTATCGTTTCGAACACACCCGATGTACTGACAGAGACAACAGCAGATCTTACCTTTTCTTTGCTGATGGCGTCCG
This DNA window, taken from Mesobacillus boroniphilus, encodes the following:
- a CDS encoding EAL domain-containing protein, producing MLPHSSIRYYPPQFILRNPVVSGVKKAFNSGFEVAVIAYTIKNHQELASQLGEESWKFHKALKRHFKIVIEKEIDKEDMIVLHDYYSDSLSLFMRIDHNRYCISEIDAKMKKILREAESRIFHEYPTVQPIFDTGFIFIDKSVGSVHGAVLKAHQQAFAMAEKRIQTEFNEMVYEMKRIIAQQNIKLLAQPIIDVATKEIRAWEMLTRGPEGTALESPLQLFSVARQTNTLYDLEMIVLRKTLDQITSTGCLDDIFINFTPITLGNSRFVRDLKNMMQSYDNIQPNQITLEITERDSIEGIENFIYNIKVLRGMGIKIAVDDTGAGYASLNTISEIMPDVIKIDRSVIENIDKNSVKESMLKGLLLVAREAGSTVIAEGIENEHEASVLSRNKVELAQGYFYARPGLLKTV
- a CDS encoding TIGR01457 family HAD-type hydrolase, whose amino-acid sequence is MKKYNGYLIDLDGTMYRGSERIEAASDFIKRLIEAEIPYLFVTNNSSRTPAQVAEKLRGFDIPTTEEQVFTTSQATANYIYEQKQDATVYVIGEEGIQTAIQEKGLKFAGEDADFVVSGIDRGITYEKLAVGCLAVRNGATFISTNGDIAIPTERGLLPGNGSLTSVIAVSTQTDPIFIGKPESVIMEQALKVLGTGKEETLMVGDYYDTDILAGMRAGMDTLLVHTGVTTRELLKGYKEMPTYTVDSLDDWEV
- the yutH gene encoding spore coat putative kinase YutH, whose product is MFQKLLKEVYGISADSEVSLGRYHGYKLNEGLYLIMDANGVKEQEISELARIADHMQKAGDRNVSMLLADKEGKQICDWEGRKYCVLMNRAVPMPEKIRTGRKLAKFHGRGRQIPFKVESMNRVGQWKQLWEKRLDQMEKVWSGKLYTEPENDFEKMFMESFPYYMGLSENAIQYLADTEIDDKPTKIDHGTVCHERFTNRVWRGTYFVKNPFEWVFDHGSRDIAEWVRDRYFANIQTSQPEIKNFLAEYQSITVLSPFSWRLLYARLLFPLHYYETVENYYITQSEQTKRQLEDRLRKYLNQSSEHERFLSHFYHLSDAPVKAAKLPAVDWLLR
- a CDS encoding phosphatidylglycerophosphatase A family protein, producing MLEKKRAIHMTEKTARKWLHERGVEIEDIANLVYFLQEKYHPDLQMDDCIENVERVLSKREVQNAILTGIQLDILAEQKKLGEPLQSIIETDESLYGVDEILAFSIVNIYGSIGFTNYGFIDKAKPGILEKLNDKEATGKCHTFLDDIVGAVAAAASSRLAHRAANIED
- the glpX gene encoding class II fructose-bisphosphatase, with translation MERELALEIVRVTEAAALASAQWMGRGKKNEADDAATTAMRKMFDSVNMDGIVVIGEGELDEAPMLYIGERLGTKMGPKVDIAVDPLEGTNIVAKGHNNAMAVIAVADKGTLLHAPDMYMQKIAVGKNAAGKINLDDPIEKTIEIVAEANNKRIQDLTVIIQERDRHDDLIERVRLKGARVKLFGDGDVGASIATALPHTGVDLFVGTGGAPEGVISAAAIKALGGDMQARLVPQTLEEEERCIAMGLKDPRQLLMLTDLVSGDDAIFAATGVSSGELLDGVRFLGGDLVETHSIVMRSKTKTVRYITAHHHLEHKPHLVMV
- a CDS encoding DUF86 domain-containing protein encodes the protein MYFVDRDQIEETLQFLDRQIDFFESNGPWETPMEKSALERTAHTMVEAVLDVGNAMIDGFIMRDPGSYEDIIDILDDEKVVTPEMSGGLKKIVLFRKMLVQQYTEVDHVSLIETFKSELPHLKLFSVKVREYLTNELGPVSAFKK